Proteins co-encoded in one Opitutus terrae PB90-1 genomic window:
- a CDS encoding CsbD family protein, translating into MKSSSQDKIEGTAKQVKGRVKATAGEATADRNLRAEGRGDEAEGKVQKKVGDIKKVFGK; encoded by the coding sequence ATGAAAAGCAGCTCACAAGACAAGATCGAAGGCACCGCGAAACAGGTCAAAGGCCGCGTCAAAGCGACTGCAGGTGAAGCGACCGCGGACCGTAATCTGCGCGCGGAAGGCCGCGGCGACGAAGCCGAAGGCAAGGTGCAGAAAAAGGTCGGCGACATCAAAAAAGTGTTCGGCAAGTGA
- a CDS encoding NAD(P)H-dependent oxidoreductase, with product MNLSLILAHPNPASFNHAIATTAATELRRLGHTVVLHDLYAERFDPILPAAEFAQDAKLPALIAAHCAEIAAADGIIIVHPNWWGQPPAILKGWIDRVLRAGQAYNFIEGDNGEGVPVGLLKAKAAVVFNTANTPKEREDAVFGDPLELLWKKCVFDLCGVTRVHRETFRVVIASTPAVREEWLGRVRKIVADEFPA from the coding sequence ATGAACCTCTCGCTCATTCTGGCGCACCCGAATCCCGCCAGCTTCAATCACGCGATCGCCACGACAGCAGCGACCGAATTGCGCCGGCTCGGGCACACTGTCGTGCTGCACGATCTCTACGCGGAACGGTTCGACCCGATCTTGCCCGCGGCGGAGTTCGCGCAGGACGCGAAGCTACCGGCGTTGATCGCCGCGCACTGCGCGGAAATCGCCGCGGCCGACGGCATCATCATCGTGCACCCGAATTGGTGGGGCCAGCCGCCCGCGATCCTGAAGGGCTGGATCGACCGCGTGCTGCGCGCCGGCCAAGCGTATAACTTCATCGAAGGCGACAATGGCGAAGGCGTGCCGGTGGGATTGCTGAAGGCGAAAGCCGCCGTGGTCTTCAACACCGCCAACACGCCGAAGGAGCGCGAGGACGCGGTGTTCGGCGATCCGCTCGAACTGCTTTGGAAGAAATGCGTGTTCGACCTCTGCGGCGTCACCCGCGTCCATCGCGAGACCTTCCGCGTGGTGATTGCCAGCACGCCGGCCGTGCGCGAGGAATGGCTCGGGCGCGTGCGGAAGATCGTCGCCGACGAGTTTCCCGCATAG
- a CDS encoding TIR domain-containing protein: MSLPDVSGFWTGEIFGTNHGGLILDIKQTGARITGTAKMHEPALGQYEYTIEGQVTDNLAFKLTPGRRTGGLNLGMVQAVCQLLPDGSITGRWKSDIGTEGAFNAKRFDPGAINTELPKANSVFLVHGHDEGAKHAVARFLEQLGITPVILQEQVNRGMTVIEKFEEFASRAGFAVVLMTPDDIGYAANHEGDKKPRPRQNVILELGYFAAKLGRRRTLVITKGELEMPSDVFGLLYEPMDSSHGWKMVLAQELKSAGFTIDLNRALN; this comes from the coding sequence ATGAGCCTACCTGACGTATCCGGCTTTTGGACTGGAGAGATTTTCGGGACGAACCACGGCGGCTTAATCCTGGACATCAAACAGACCGGCGCGCGAATCACAGGCACCGCGAAGATGCACGAGCCTGCGCTCGGCCAATACGAATACACGATCGAGGGTCAGGTAACCGACAATCTTGCTTTCAAGCTCACTCCCGGAAGGCGCACTGGTGGCCTTAATCTCGGGATGGTGCAAGCAGTCTGCCAGCTCTTGCCCGACGGCAGCATCACTGGCCGCTGGAAGTCCGACATCGGCACCGAAGGAGCTTTCAACGCGAAACGCTTCGATCCGGGTGCCATTAACACAGAGCTCCCCAAAGCAAACTCCGTGTTCCTCGTGCACGGCCACGACGAAGGTGCGAAACACGCCGTCGCTAGATTCCTTGAACAGCTTGGGATCACACCAGTTATCCTGCAGGAGCAGGTAAACCGAGGAATGACTGTTATCGAGAAGTTCGAGGAGTTCGCCTCGCGCGCGGGTTTCGCAGTAGTGCTCATGACCCCCGACGACATCGGCTATGCGGCAAACCATGAAGGCGATAAAAAACCGAGACCCAGACAGAATGTTATCCTGGAGCTAGGGTATTTTGCAGCGAAGCTCGGGCGGCGACGAACACTGGTCATTACCAAGGGGGAGCTCGAAATGCCGTCAGATGTGTTTGGGCTTTTGTACGAGCCGATGGACAGTAGTCACGGGTGGAAAATGGTACTCGCCCAAGAGCTAAAATCCGCCGGTTTCACCATAGACCTGAATCGGGCGCTCAACTAG
- a CDS encoding Gfo/Idh/MocA family protein translates to MSSPHSPHSVTRRRFVRDLTLASGGFVLASSYLGSRAWAAVPGANDRIRVGLVGFSDRARDTLIPAFQQHAAELNAEIVAVSDIWNRRRDEAVAFFQQRWQQTITPYRNNEEMYAAAKLDAVIISTADFQHALHAVEAVQAGCDAYVEKPLAETMEDARTVLKAVRNSDRIVQIGSQRRSGRNYHAAHDYLRSGRFGDIVAVEMSWNVNQPGRWRRPQLVAAIKESDTDWRRFLLNRPFEPWDARKYLEYRLFWPYSSGIPGQWMCHQIDTVHWFTGLPHPRSVSANGGIYQWKDGRTNFDTLTAVFDYGPLDDRTKGFQVVYSSRFSNSAGGTKEIYYSNGGELNLDTNEVSPRGGLQAPEAAAMGLQPNLVEAFTLPSEGAVQTTANTGVDAMTSAHMRNWMECLRSRQQPNGPIEAGYQHSIATIMANAAARTGERVTFDDATQNVLAGGKIFHL, encoded by the coding sequence ATGAGTTCACCCCATTCTCCCCACTCGGTTACCCGCCGCCGTTTTGTCCGCGATCTCACGCTGGCGTCCGGCGGATTCGTCCTGGCCAGCTCCTACCTCGGTTCGCGCGCCTGGGCAGCCGTCCCGGGCGCGAACGATCGGATTCGCGTGGGGCTCGTGGGATTTTCCGATCGCGCGCGCGACACGCTGATCCCCGCGTTCCAGCAGCACGCGGCGGAGTTGAACGCCGAGATCGTCGCGGTCTCCGACATCTGGAACCGGCGTCGCGACGAGGCGGTGGCGTTTTTCCAGCAGCGATGGCAGCAGACGATTACGCCGTACCGCAACAACGAGGAAATGTATGCCGCCGCGAAGCTGGACGCGGTGATCATCAGCACGGCGGACTTCCAGCATGCGCTGCACGCGGTCGAGGCCGTGCAGGCCGGCTGCGACGCGTATGTCGAAAAGCCGCTCGCGGAGACGATGGAGGACGCGCGCACGGTGTTGAAGGCCGTGCGGAACAGCGACCGGATCGTGCAGATCGGCTCGCAGCGCCGGAGCGGCCGGAACTATCACGCGGCCCACGACTACCTGCGTTCAGGCCGGTTCGGCGACATCGTGGCCGTCGAGATGAGTTGGAACGTGAATCAGCCCGGCCGGTGGCGCCGGCCGCAGCTCGTCGCCGCGATCAAGGAGTCGGATACCGACTGGCGACGCTTTTTGCTCAACCGCCCGTTCGAGCCGTGGGACGCGAGAAAGTATCTCGAATACCGGCTGTTCTGGCCCTACTCGTCCGGGATTCCCGGCCAGTGGATGTGCCATCAGATCGACACGGTGCACTGGTTCACCGGCCTACCGCATCCGCGGAGCGTGTCGGCGAATGGCGGCATCTACCAGTGGAAGGACGGCCGCACGAACTTCGACACGCTCACGGCCGTGTTCGACTACGGTCCGCTCGACGATCGGACGAAGGGATTCCAGGTCGTCTACAGCTCGCGCTTCTCAAACTCCGCCGGCGGCACAAAGGAGATTTACTACTCCAATGGTGGCGAACTGAATCTCGACACCAACGAAGTCAGTCCGCGCGGCGGATTGCAGGCACCCGAAGCGGCGGCGATGGGCCTGCAGCCGAATCTCGTCGAGGCGTTCACGCTGCCGAGCGAAGGCGCGGTGCAGACGACCGCGAACACCGGCGTGGACGCGATGACGAGCGCGCACATGCGGAACTGGATGGAATGCCTGCGCTCGCGGCAGCAGCCGAATGGTCCGATCGAGGCGGGCTACCAGCACTCGATCGCGACGATCATGGCCAACGCCGCCGCGCGCACGGGCGAGCGAGTCACGTTCGACGACGCGACCCAGAACGTGCTCGCCGGCGGCAAGATCTTCCACCTGTAG
- a CDS encoding SIR2 family protein codes for MSDPQRDVYLLGAGFARAISPTMPLLQGLADRVLQVLGESRVALPPEMEPMMTDNFAHALSYLEQAKPWVTESDNLRHRALFLEVSIAIARVLDDTVADAHHALRTEPPEWLTRLIRHWHQHACPVITLNYDTLIEHAAAGIAVDDSERLSAHQLYPLVLTDAGLRSSGATPVHRIETFRLLKLHGSTNWYYSGRPSAHGEPIYFVPPLGRQASEAERHQHQLRRMAVADKYPFLVPPVYDKSPLLTHETIRALWFEAGEALRHHGRLVCLGYSLPASDLTMMHFLRTTCRSDAHVLVVNQSPDAAENLRRLFRNSRVTVESGPSGDNCIRAFVGSLAGA; via the coding sequence ATGTCCGATCCGCAACGTGACGTTTACCTGCTGGGCGCCGGCTTCGCCCGGGCGATCTCGCCCACCATGCCGTTGCTCCAAGGACTCGCCGATCGCGTGCTGCAGGTCTTGGGAGAGTCGCGCGTGGCGCTGCCGCCGGAAATGGAGCCGATGATGACGGACAACTTTGCGCACGCTCTTTCCTACCTCGAGCAGGCCAAGCCTTGGGTCACGGAGTCCGACAACCTCCGGCATCGGGCGTTGTTTCTCGAGGTTTCCATCGCCATCGCGCGCGTGCTCGACGACACGGTGGCCGACGCACATCACGCATTGCGCACGGAGCCGCCGGAGTGGCTCACGCGTCTGATCCGACACTGGCACCAGCACGCGTGCCCGGTGATCACGTTGAACTACGACACGCTCATCGAGCACGCTGCCGCGGGCATCGCCGTCGACGATAGCGAGCGGCTGTCGGCGCATCAGCTTTACCCGCTCGTGCTCACGGACGCGGGCCTGCGCTCGAGTGGCGCCACACCGGTCCACCGCATCGAGACCTTCCGGCTTCTGAAGCTGCACGGCTCCACCAACTGGTATTATTCGGGCCGGCCTTCCGCCCACGGTGAGCCGATCTACTTTGTGCCGCCGCTGGGTCGTCAGGCGAGCGAGGCCGAGCGCCACCAGCATCAACTGCGGCGCATGGCCGTTGCCGACAAATATCCCTTCCTGGTGCCGCCTGTTTACGACAAAAGTCCCCTCCTCACCCATGAGACGATCCGCGCGTTGTGGTTCGAGGCCGGCGAAGCGCTCCGGCATCACGGCCGGCTCGTCTGCCTGGGCTACTCGCTGCCGGCCAGCGATCTCACGATGATGCATTTCCTGCGGACGACGTGCCGGAGCGACGCTCACGTGCTGGTGGTCAACCAGAGTCCCGACGCTGCCGAGAACCTGCGTCGGTTGTTTCGCAACAGCCGGGTCACCGTGGAATCCGGCCCGTCGGGCGACAACTGCATCAGGGCGTTTGTCGGCTCGCTTGCCGGCGCATAA
- a CDS encoding potassium transporter Kup, with amino-acid sequence MSHPSPATPGTGARIALGIGALGVVFGDIGTSPLYTMRECLHALPDAEPSVVVLGVLSLIVWSLIFIVSIKYTLFVLRADNRGEGGIFTLLALGKLDPGPRHRLTAGALLVLAGAAMLCGEAVITPAITVLGAVEGVKVVWPGVAHTVVPISCLILAVLFGLQFRGTKFIGSIFGPVMLFWFVTLGAFGLWRVIETPMVLQALNPLLGLRLLFSHPPIEVVILLGSVVLAFTGVEALYADMGHFGRRVIVTAWYGVVLPGLTLNYFGQGAYFLSGRSSAENPFLAIAPEGPLRYGLLALSVLAAIIASQALISGAYSLVRQAIQLGFFPRLTVRHTNAVQQGQIYLPLVNSLLAIGSIATVLEFRSSSALAAAYGIAVTGTMIITTIALFFVMTRAWYWSTVRAASICAAFLVVDVTFFSANLHKFFDGGWLPLGIATGVLAVMVTWKMGKFEIFRRVYANEITEAELKNIASSKHVQRVRGTGVFMAGNPTGTPLVLLHHVKATKVLHETVVLLSIITQDVPFVPDDERLDVREIGEGVWRALARYGYMESPDVSTLIIDIRERGVPLKPSEATYYFNREMIITGGEARMWEWQKRFYGFLSRNARQARDYYRLPPMQIIEVGLPIQL; translated from the coding sequence ATGAGCCACCCCTCCCCCGCCACGCCCGGCACGGGCGCCCGGATCGCGCTAGGCATTGGTGCGTTGGGGGTCGTGTTTGGCGACATCGGCACGAGTCCGCTCTATACGATGCGCGAATGCCTCCACGCGCTTCCAGACGCTGAGCCCTCCGTCGTCGTGCTGGGCGTGTTGTCGCTGATCGTGTGGTCGCTGATCTTCATCGTCAGCATCAAATACACGCTCTTCGTACTGCGCGCCGACAACCGCGGGGAAGGCGGGATTTTCACGCTGCTAGCGCTCGGCAAGCTCGATCCCGGTCCGCGGCACCGACTCACCGCCGGCGCGCTGCTGGTGCTCGCCGGCGCCGCCATGCTGTGCGGCGAAGCGGTCATCACTCCGGCGATCACGGTGTTGGGCGCCGTCGAGGGCGTGAAGGTGGTTTGGCCCGGCGTCGCCCATACGGTGGTGCCGATCTCCTGCCTCATCCTCGCGGTGCTATTCGGGCTTCAGTTTCGCGGCACTAAGTTCATCGGTTCGATCTTCGGCCCGGTCATGCTGTTCTGGTTCGTGACGCTCGGCGCCTTCGGGCTGTGGCGGGTGATCGAAACGCCCATGGTGCTGCAGGCCCTGAATCCGCTGCTCGGGCTGCGGCTGCTCTTCAGCCATCCGCCGATCGAGGTGGTGATTCTCCTCGGCTCCGTCGTGCTGGCGTTCACCGGCGTGGAGGCGCTTTACGCCGACATGGGTCACTTCGGTCGACGGGTGATCGTCACGGCGTGGTATGGCGTCGTTCTGCCGGGACTGACGCTGAACTACTTCGGTCAGGGCGCGTATTTCCTGTCCGGCCGCAGTTCGGCGGAGAACCCCTTCCTCGCAATCGCACCGGAGGGGCCGCTGCGCTACGGGCTGCTCGCCCTCTCCGTGCTGGCCGCGATCATCGCCAGCCAGGCGCTGATTTCCGGGGCGTACTCGCTCGTGCGTCAGGCGATCCAACTCGGATTTTTCCCGCGGCTTACGGTGCGCCACACCAATGCCGTGCAGCAGGGGCAGATCTACCTGCCGCTGGTCAACAGCCTCCTCGCGATTGGTTCGATCGCGACCGTCCTGGAATTCCGTTCCAGCTCCGCGCTGGCCGCGGCCTACGGCATCGCGGTCACTGGCACGATGATCATCACCACCATCGCGCTGTTTTTTGTGATGACGCGTGCGTGGTATTGGTCGACGGTGCGCGCCGCGAGCATTTGCGCGGCCTTTCTGGTCGTTGATGTCACCTTCTTCAGCGCCAACCTGCACAAGTTCTTCGACGGCGGCTGGCTCCCGCTCGGCATCGCCACCGGCGTGCTGGCGGTGATGGTCACGTGGAAGATGGGCAAGTTCGAGATCTTCCGCCGCGTGTATGCGAACGAGATCACCGAGGCCGAGTTGAAGAACATCGCCTCAAGCAAACACGTGCAGCGCGTGCGCGGCACCGGCGTGTTCATGGCCGGCAATCCCACGGGCACACCGCTCGTGCTGCTGCACCATGTGAAGGCCACCAAGGTGCTGCACGAAACGGTCGTCCTGCTCAGCATCATCACGCAGGACGTGCCGTTCGTGCCCGATGACGAGCGGCTGGATGTCCGCGAAATCGGTGAAGGCGTGTGGCGCGCGCTCGCCCGCTACGGCTACATGGAATCGCCCGATGTTTCCACGCTGATCATCGACATCCGCGAGCGCGGCGTGCCGCTGAAACCGTCGGAGGCAACCTACTATTTCAACCGCGAGATGATCATCACGGGTGGCGAGGCCCGGATGTGGGAGTGGCAGAAACGTTTCTACGGATTCCTGAGCCGCAACGCGCGGCAGGCGCGCGACTACTACCGGCTGCCGCCGATGCAAATCATCGAGGTCGGCCTGCCGATCCAGTTGTAG
- a CDS encoding alpha-L-arabinofuranosidase, with the protein MRHPRLPLLTLALLTLTFLFRASAHAQSDIPVYDDALGSGWQNWSWATVNLSSTTLVHGGSTAIAVDASPWSALSLRHDPLDTTGYGKLTFWINGGPTGGQTLRVSATLNDAGQPAVVIGPLAVNTWQLIEIPLVSLGADDRTDFTGFWIQEGTGNTAPTFYVDDIVLKGSVPTVPPPPLVGMALYEDAFVNGWQNWSWANVNAAATNPVNSGASSIAVTSDPFTAVYFHHTAMPTDSYDSLTFWIHGGSEGGQVIKVSALLSDTAQPGITLPPLTANTWQKITLSLADLGVAERPDLTGIWFQENAGVAQPTYYLDDVRLNLAPPPAVVHATVDARHILQKVDPRLFGLNTAIWDGAFDTATTAELLVEADNQALRFPGGSISDIYHWETNTNDGETWQWATSFDEFAHIATLTKAQVYITVNYGTGTPEEAAAWVRYANRTKDYDFKYWEVGNENYGTWEADRNDRPHDPVTYAHRFKDYYRQMKTVDRTIKVGAVITATEDTEVNYPDLSVTNPRTGAAHSGWTPVLLATLKQLGVIPDFVVYHRYEQAPGGENDAFLLTSARTWPDDAARIRQILNDYLGRDARRVEINCTENNSVYSNPGKQTTSLVNGLFLADSFGNIMKTEFRAFFWWDLRNGQEAGNNNSASLYGWRRYGDYGVVTAADPAGPADRYPTYYVYKLLQHFARGGESVVEATSDYNGLGLYAVREHNRALRLLIINKHPTETLNASIAIDGFKVDPQAKAYSYGIPQDEAARTGTGSADVAETNLTLAGNTFTFSPAPYSVTVIQLDKGNRGHHGDHDHDHDDDDDGDDGGD; encoded by the coding sequence ATGCGACACCCCCGACTCCCCCTGCTCACGTTGGCGCTGCTCACGCTGACGTTCCTGTTCCGTGCCTCGGCGCACGCGCAATCTGACATCCCTGTTTACGACGATGCTCTCGGTTCCGGCTGGCAAAACTGGAGCTGGGCAACCGTGAATCTCTCGAGCACCACGCTCGTTCACGGCGGTTCGACTGCGATCGCCGTCGATGCGAGCCCATGGTCCGCGCTGAGTCTGCGCCACGACCCGCTCGACACCACCGGCTACGGCAAGCTGACGTTCTGGATCAACGGCGGGCCCACGGGCGGGCAGACGCTGCGCGTCTCGGCCACGCTCAACGACGCCGGCCAGCCGGCGGTCGTGATTGGCCCGCTGGCGGTCAACACCTGGCAGCTCATCGAAATCCCGCTCGTCTCGCTGGGCGCCGACGATCGGACCGACTTTACCGGCTTCTGGATTCAGGAAGGCACCGGCAACACCGCACCCACGTTCTACGTCGACGACATCGTGCTGAAAGGCAGCGTGCCCACGGTGCCGCCCCCACCGCTCGTCGGCATGGCACTCTACGAAGACGCGTTCGTCAACGGCTGGCAGAACTGGAGCTGGGCCAACGTCAACGCCGCCGCGACGAATCCAGTGAATTCCGGCGCCAGTTCGATCGCGGTCACCTCGGACCCATTCACCGCGGTTTACTTTCACCACACCGCGATGCCGACGGACAGCTACGACAGCCTCACCTTCTGGATTCACGGCGGCAGTGAGGGCGGACAGGTCATCAAGGTTTCGGCACTCTTGAGTGATACGGCCCAGCCGGGCATCACGCTGCCGCCGCTGACGGCGAACACGTGGCAGAAGATCACGCTCTCGCTGGCCGATCTTGGCGTCGCCGAGCGGCCCGACCTCACGGGCATCTGGTTCCAGGAAAACGCCGGCGTCGCGCAGCCGACCTACTATCTCGACGACGTGCGGCTGAATCTTGCTCCGCCGCCCGCGGTGGTGCACGCGACCGTCGACGCGCGACACATCCTGCAAAAAGTCGATCCTCGGCTCTTCGGCCTGAACACCGCGATCTGGGACGGCGCCTTCGACACGGCCACCACGGCCGAACTGCTCGTCGAGGCCGACAACCAGGCGCTCCGTTTCCCCGGCGGCTCGATTTCCGATATTTATCACTGGGAAACCAACACCAACGACGGTGAGACGTGGCAGTGGGCGACCAGCTTCGACGAGTTCGCCCATATCGCCACGCTCACGAAAGCGCAGGTTTACATCACGGTGAATTACGGCACCGGCACGCCGGAAGAGGCCGCCGCGTGGGTGCGGTATGCGAACCGGACGAAGGACTACGACTTCAAGTATTGGGAAGTCGGGAATGAGAACTACGGCACGTGGGAAGCCGATCGCAACGATCGGCCGCACGATCCCGTGACCTACGCCCACCGCTTCAAGGACTACTACCGGCAGATGAAGACGGTGGATCGCACGATCAAGGTCGGCGCCGTCATCACCGCGACGGAGGACACCGAGGTGAACTATCCCGATCTCTCCGTGACCAACCCGCGTACCGGCGCTGCGCACAGCGGGTGGACTCCCGTGTTGCTCGCGACGTTGAAGCAACTTGGCGTGATCCCGGACTTCGTCGTTTACCATCGCTACGAGCAGGCGCCCGGCGGTGAGAACGATGCCTTCCTGCTCACGTCTGCCCGCACCTGGCCCGACGATGCGGCGCGGATTCGGCAGATCCTGAACGACTATCTCGGACGCGATGCGCGGCGCGTCGAAATCAACTGCACGGAGAACAACTCCGTCTACAGCAATCCCGGCAAACAGACGACCAGCTTGGTGAACGGACTCTTCCTCGCGGACAGTTTCGGCAACATCATGAAGACGGAATTCCGCGCTTTCTTCTGGTGGGATCTGCGCAACGGCCAGGAAGCCGGCAACAACAACAGCGCATCGCTCTACGGCTGGCGCCGCTACGGCGACTACGGAGTCGTGACCGCCGCGGATCCCGCGGGCCCGGCCGATCGCTACCCGACCTACTACGTCTACAAGCTGCTGCAGCACTTTGCCCGCGGTGGCGAATCCGTGGTCGAGGCTACGAGCGACTACAACGGGCTCGGCCTCTACGCCGTCCGCGAGCACAACCGCGCCCTGCGCTTGCTCATCATCAACAAGCACCCGACGGAGACGCTGAACGCGAGCATCGCGATCGACGGCTTCAAGGTCGATCCGCAGGCGAAGGCTTACAGCTATGGCATCCCGCAGGATGAAGCGGCCCGCACCGGCACCGGCTCGGCGGATGTCGCGGAAACAAACCTCACGCTCGCCGGCAACACGTTCACCTTCTCGCCCGCGCCGTACTCGGTCACCGTGATCCAACTCGACAAAGGCAATCGCGGTCACCATGGCGACCACGACCACGACCACGACGACGATGACGATGGCGACGATGGCGGCGATTGA
- the menB gene encoding 1,4-dihydroxy-2-naphthoyl-CoA synthase — MNPDWKSAKTYKDILYHKADGMAKVTINRPEKRNAFRPLTVAEMHDAFADAREDPTIGVVLLTGAGPHTDGKYAFCAGGDQSVRGHAGYIGEDGVPRLNVLDLQKLIRSMPKAVIALVAGYAIGGGHVLHVVCDLTIAADNAIFGQVGPKMGSFDGGFGSSYLARLVGQKKAREIWFLCRQYNAQQALQMGLVNTVVPVAELEAEGVRWAQEILQKSPLAIRLLKSGFNAELDGQAGIQELAGNATLLYYMSEEAKEFHSAQREKRKADARKFPWLP, encoded by the coding sequence ATGAATCCGGACTGGAAGAGCGCCAAGACCTACAAGGACATTCTCTACCACAAGGCCGATGGCATGGCCAAAGTGACGATCAACCGGCCGGAGAAACGCAACGCGTTCCGGCCGCTGACCGTCGCGGAGATGCACGACGCGTTCGCCGATGCGCGCGAGGATCCGACGATTGGCGTCGTGTTGCTCACCGGCGCCGGTCCGCACACGGACGGCAAGTACGCATTCTGCGCCGGCGGCGATCAGAGTGTGCGGGGGCACGCGGGTTACATCGGGGAGGACGGCGTGCCGCGGCTCAACGTGCTCGATCTACAGAAGTTGATCCGGTCGATGCCGAAGGCCGTGATCGCGCTCGTGGCGGGTTACGCGATCGGCGGCGGTCATGTGCTGCACGTGGTGTGCGACCTGACGATCGCGGCCGATAATGCCATCTTCGGCCAGGTGGGGCCCAAGATGGGGAGCTTCGATGGCGGCTTTGGGTCGAGTTATCTGGCCCGGCTGGTGGGACAGAAGAAGGCGCGCGAGATCTGGTTTTTGTGCCGGCAATACAACGCGCAGCAGGCGCTGCAGATGGGACTGGTGAACACCGTCGTGCCGGTCGCCGAACTCGAAGCGGAGGGCGTGCGTTGGGCGCAGGAAATTCTGCAGAAAAGTCCGCTGGCGATCCGGTTGCTCAAGAGCGGGTTCAACGCCGAGCTCGATGGGCAGGCGGGGATTCAGGAACTCGCCGGGAACGCGACGCTGCTCTACTACATGAGCGAGGAGGCGAAGGAGTTTCACTCGGCGCAGCGCGAAAAGCGCAAAGCCGACGCGCGCAAGTTCCCCTGGCTGCCGTAA
- the cimA gene encoding citramalate synthase yields MSTSLKIYDTTLRDGTQGEGISFSVTDKLLIAQKLDQFGVDYIEGGFPGSNPRDISFFAEAKKLKLTHAKLAAFGATRRAGVKPEEDAQLRTLIESEMPVLTIVGKTWLMHVHEILRTTPEENLAMIEDSVRYLVAQGREVIYDAEHFFDGYLDNSDYALRTLEAAARGGASNLTLCETNGGKLVPEVHKIAAAAVARFGRDKVGVHCHNDSGLGVAVTLAGVDAGASLVQGTMNGYGERVGNANLVTLLPNLFLKMGRTANCAKNLKELRDLSLFFDELANLRPNPKAPFVGQSAFAHKGGLHANAAQKVARSYEHIDPALVGNRTRVLVSDMAGRTSLTLKARELGIELDERLPAMKGLIDELKEREFRGYEYEAADASFRLLIAKWLGQQKTFFDVENYRVIIERHNNQIWSEATVKLTVNGEAMHTVAEASGPVGALDKALRLALAKAYPQLQTMSLRDYKVRILESNQGAGSRTRVLIESGNGKKIWGTVGVSDNIIDASWEALRDSVEYMLMQS; encoded by the coding sequence ATGAGCACGAGCTTGAAGATCTACGACACCACCCTGCGTGATGGCACGCAGGGCGAAGGCATCAGCTTCTCCGTCACCGACAAGCTCTTGATTGCGCAGAAGCTGGACCAGTTCGGCGTCGACTACATCGAAGGCGGATTCCCGGGATCCAATCCCCGCGACATCTCGTTCTTCGCGGAGGCGAAAAAGCTGAAGCTCACGCACGCGAAGCTCGCGGCCTTCGGCGCCACCCGGCGCGCGGGCGTAAAGCCCGAGGAAGACGCCCAGCTGCGCACGCTGATCGAGAGCGAGATGCCCGTGCTGACGATCGTCGGCAAAACGTGGCTCATGCACGTGCACGAGATCCTGCGCACCACGCCGGAGGAAAACCTGGCGATGATCGAAGACAGCGTCCGCTACCTCGTCGCCCAGGGCCGTGAGGTGATCTACGACGCCGAACACTTTTTCGACGGTTATCTCGACAATTCCGACTACGCCTTGCGCACGCTTGAAGCGGCGGCGCGTGGCGGGGCGAGCAATCTCACGCTCTGTGAAACGAACGGCGGCAAACTCGTGCCGGAAGTGCATAAAATCGCCGCGGCCGCGGTGGCCCGCTTCGGCCGCGACAAGGTGGGCGTGCACTGCCACAACGACAGCGGGCTCGGCGTCGCGGTGACGCTCGCCGGCGTCGACGCGGGGGCGTCGCTGGTTCAAGGCACGATGAACGGCTACGGCGAACGGGTCGGCAACGCGAACCTCGTGACGCTCCTGCCGAATCTGTTCCTGAAAATGGGCCGGACCGCGAACTGCGCGAAAAACCTGAAGGAGCTGCGCGACCTGTCGCTGTTCTTCGACGAGCTGGCGAATCTCCGGCCGAATCCGAAGGCGCCATTCGTCGGTCAGTCAGCCTTCGCGCACAAGGGCGGTCTGCATGCCAACGCCGCGCAAAAAGTCGCGCGCAGCTACGAGCACATCGACCCGGCGCTCGTGGGCAATCGCACGCGCGTGCTCGTGTCGGACATGGCCGGCCGCACCAGCCTGACGCTTAAGGCACGCGAGCTGGGCATCGAGCTCGATGAACGGCTCCCGGCGATGAAAGGGCTGATCGACGAGCTAAAGGAGCGCGAGTTTCGCGGCTACGAATACGAGGCGGCGGATGCGTCGTTCCGGCTGCTGATCGCGAAATGGCTCGGCCAGCAGAAAACGTTTTTCGACGTCGAGAACTACCGCGTCATCATCGAGCGACACAACAACCAGATCTGGTCAGAAGCGACCGTGAAGCTGACGGTGAACGGCGAAGCGATGCACACTGTGGCCGAGGCGAGTGGTCCGGTCGGCGCGCTCGACAAGGCGCTGCGGCTCGCGCTCGCGAAAGCCTACCCGCAGCTCCAGACGATGTCGTTGCGCGATTACAAGGTCCGGATTCTCGAGAGCAATCAAGGCGCCGGCTCGCGCACGCGGGTGCTGATCGAAAGCGGCAACGGCAAAAAGATTTGGGGCACCGTGGGAGTCAGCGACAACATCATCGACGCCAGCTGGGAAGCGCTGCGGGATTCCGTCGAGTACATGCTGATGCAGAGCTGA